Proteins from a single region of Engystomops pustulosus chromosome 5, aEngPut4.maternal, whole genome shotgun sequence:
- the ZNF706 gene encoding zinc finger protein 706 has translation MARGHQKIQSQQKNAKKQAEQKKKQGHDQKAAAKAALVYTCSVCRTQMPDPKTFKQHFESKHPKVPLPPELVGVEA, from the exons ATGGCTCGAGGACATCAGAAGATCCAATCCCAACAGAAGAACGCCAAGAAGCAAGCGGAACAGAAGAAGAAACAAGGACACGACCAGAAAGCTGCAGCTAAAGCCGCCCTAGTATATACCTGCTCTGTGTGCCGG ACACAAATGCCAGATCCCAAAACCTTCAAGCAACACTTTGAGAGCAAACATCCGAAGgttcccctccccccagagctggTTGGCGTGGAAGCCTAA